A stretch of Gorilla gorilla gorilla isolate KB3781 chromosome 9, NHGRI_mGorGor1-v2.1_pri, whole genome shotgun sequence DNA encodes these proteins:
- the BEST1 gene encoding bestrophin-1 isoform X2, whose product MFEKLTLYCDSYIQLIPISFVLGFYVTLVVTRWWNQYENLPWPDRLMSLVSGFVEGKDEQGRLLRRTLIRYANLGNVLILRSVSTAVYKRFPSAQHLVQAGFMTPAEHKQLEKLSLPHNMFWVPWVWFANLSMKAWLGGRIRDPILLQSLLNEMNTLRTQCGHLYAYDWISIPLVYTQVVTVAVYSFFLTCLVGRQFLNPAKAYPGHELDLVVPVFTFLQFFFYVGWLKVAEQLINPFGEDDDDFETNWIVDRNLQVSLLAVDEMHQDLPRMEPDMYWNKPEPQPPYTAASAQFRRASFMGSTFNISLNKEEMEFQPNQEDEEDAHAGIIGRFLGLQSHDHHPPRANSRTKLLWPKRESLLHEGLPKNHKAAKQNVRGQEDNKAWKLKAVDAFKSAPLYQRPGYYSAPQTPLSPTPMFFPLEPSAPSKLHSVTGIDTKDKSLKTVSSGAKKSFELLSESDGALMEHPEVSQVRRKTVEFNLTDMPEIPENHLKEPLEQSPTNIHTTLKDHMDPYWALENRSVLHLNQGHCIALCPTPASLALSLPFLHNFLGFHHCQSTLDLHPALAWGIYLATFTGILGKCSGPFLTSPWYHPEDFLGPGEGR is encoded by the exons ATGTTTGAGAAACTGACTCTGTATTGCGACAGCTACATCCAGCTCATCCCCATTTCCTTCGTGCTGG GCTTCTACGTGACGCTGGTCGTGACCCGCTGGTGGAACCAGTACGAGAACCTGCCGTGGCCCGACCGCCTCATGAGCCTGGTGTCGGGCTTCGTCGAAGGCAAGGACGAGCAAGGCCGGCTGCTGCGGCGCACGCTCATCCGCTacgccaacctgggcaacgtgcTCATCCTGCGCAGCGTCAGCACCGCCGTCTACAAGCGCTTCCCCAGCGCCCAGCACCTGGTGCAAGCAG GCTTTATGACTCCGGCAGAACACAAGCAGTTGGAGAAACTAAGCCTACCACACAACATGTTCTGGGTGCCCTGGGTGTGGTTTGCCAACCTGTCAATGAAGGCGTGGCTTGGAGGTCGAATCCGGGACCCTATCCTGCTCCAGAGCCTGCTGAAC GAGATGAACACCTTGCGTACTCAGTGTGGACACCTGTATGCCTACGACTGGATTAGTATCCCACTGGTGTATACACAG gtggTGACTGTGGCGGTGTACAGCTTCTTCCTGACTTGTCTAGTTGGGCGGCAGTTTCTGAACCCAGCCAAGGCCTACCCTGGCCATGAGCTGGACCTCGTTGTGCCCGTCTTCACGTTCCTGCAGTTCTTCTTCTATGTTGGCTGGCTGAAG GTGGCAGAGCAGCTCATCAACCCCTTTGGagaggatgatgatgattttgAGACCAACTGGATTGTCGACAGGAATTTGCAG GTGTCCCTGTTGGCTGTGGATGAGATGCACCAGGACCTGCCTCGGATGGAGCCGGACATGTACTGGAATAAGCCCGAGCCACAGCCCCCCTACACAGCTGCTTCTGCCCAGTTCCGTCGAGCCTCCTTTATGGGCTCCACCTTCAACATCAG CCTGAACAAAGAGGAGATGGAGTTCCAGCCCAATCAGGAGGACGAGGAGGATGCTCACGCTGGCATCATTGGCCGCTTCCTAGGCCTGCAGTCCCATGATCACCATCCTCCCAGGGCAAACTCAAGGACCAAACTACTGTGGCCCAAGAGGGAATCCCTTCTCCACGAGGGCCTGCCCAAAAACCACAAGGCAGCCAAACAGAACGTTAGGGGCCAGGAAGACAACAAGGCCTGGAAGCTTAAGGCTGTGGACGCCTTCAAGTCTGCCCCACTGTATCAGAGGCCAGGCTACTACAGTGCCCCACAGACGCCCCTCAGCCCCACTCCCATGTTCTTCCCCCTAGAACCATCAGCGCCATCAAAGCTTCACAGTGTCACAGGCATAGACACCAAAGACAAAAGCTTAAAGACTGTGAGTTCTGGGGCCAAGAAAAGTTTTGAATTGCTCTCAGAGAGCGATGGGGCCTTGATGGAGCACCCAGAAGTATCTCAAGTGAGGAGGAAAACCGTGGAGTTTAACCTGACGGATATGCCAGAGATCCCCGAAAATCACCTCAAAGAACCTTTGGAACAATCACCAACCAACATACACACTACACTCAAAGATCACATGGATCCTTATTGGGCCTTGGAAAACAGGTCTGTCCTCCACCTGAACCAGGGGCACTGCATTGCCCTGTGCCCCACCCCAGCTTCCCTTGCTCTGAGCCTACCCTTCCTCCACAATTTCCTAGGGTTCCATCACTGCCAGAGCACACTGGACCTACACCCAGCACTGGCTTGGGGTATATACTTGGCCACCTTCACAGGGATCCTAGGGAAGTGTTCGGGACCTTTTCTCACTTCACCCTGGTATCACCCGGAAGACTTCTTGGGACCAGGTGAAGGAAGATGA
- the BEST1 gene encoding bestrophin-1 isoform X6 has translation MTITYTSQVANARLGSFSRLLLCWRGSIYKLLYGEFFIFLLCYYIIRFIYRLALTEEQQLMFEKLTLYCDSYIQLIPISFVLGFYVTLVVTRWWNQYENLPWPDRLMSLVSGFVEGKDEQGRLLRRTLIRYANLGNVLILRSVSTAVYKRFPSAQHLVQAGFMTPAEHKQLEKLSLPHNMFWVPWVWFANLSMKAWLGGRIRDPILLQSLLNEMNTLRTQCGHLYAYDWISIPLVYTQVVTVAVYSFFLTCLVGRQFLNPAKAYPGHELDLVVPVFTFLQFFFYVGWLKVGLSRALLGWRHGQRGHGQQLPETRMQCQERKVSRVESSQVWWHTPVIPATQEAEAGESLEPGRRRLWWQSSSSTPLERMMMILRPTGLSTGICRCPCWLWMRCTRTCLGWSRTCTGISPSHSPPTQLLLPSSVEPPLWAPPSTSA, from the exons ATGACCATCACCTACACAAGCCAAGTGGCTAATGCCCGCTTAGGCTCCTTCTCCCGCCTGCTGCTGTGCTGGCGGGGCAGCATCTACAAGCTGCTATATGGCGAGTTCTTCATCTTCCTGCTCTGCTACTACATCATCCGCTTTATTTATAG gctggcCCTCACGGAAGAACAACAGCTGATGTTTGAGAAACTGACTCTGTATTGCGACAGCTACATCCAGCTCATCCCCATTTCCTTCGTGCTGG GCTTCTACGTGACGCTGGTCGTGACCCGCTGGTGGAACCAGTACGAGAACCTGCCGTGGCCCGACCGCCTCATGAGCCTGGTGTCGGGCTTCGTCGAAGGCAAGGACGAGCAAGGCCGGCTGCTGCGGCGCACGCTCATCCGCTacgccaacctgggcaacgtgcTCATCCTGCGCAGCGTCAGCACCGCCGTCTACAAGCGCTTCCCCAGCGCCCAGCACCTGGTGCAAGCAG GCTTTATGACTCCGGCAGAACACAAGCAGTTGGAGAAACTAAGCCTACCACACAACATGTTCTGGGTGCCCTGGGTGTGGTTTGCCAACCTGTCAATGAAGGCGTGGCTTGGAGGTCGAATCCGGGACCCTATCCTGCTCCAGAGCCTGCTGAAC GAGATGAACACCTTGCGTACTCAGTGTGGACACCTGTATGCCTACGACTGGATTAGTATCCCACTGGTGTATACACAG gtggTGACTGTGGCGGTGTACAGCTTCTTCCTGACTTGTCTAGTTGGGCGGCAGTTTCTGAACCCAGCCAAGGCCTACCCTGGCCATGAGCTGGACCTCGTTGTGCCCGTCTTCACGTTCCTGCAGTTCTTCTTCTATGTTGGCTGGCTGAAGGTGGGCCTCTCCAGGGCCCTGCTGGGCTGGAGGCATGGCCAGAGGGGTCATGGCCAGCAGCTGCCTGAGACGAGGATGCAGTGTCAGGAAAGGAAGGTCTCACGGGTAGaaagcagccaggtgtggtggcacacacctgtaatcccagctactcaggaggctgaggcaggagaatcgcttgaacccgggaggcggaggttgtg GTGGCAGAGCAGCTCATCAACCCCTTTGGagaggatgatgatgattttgAGACCAACTGGATTGTCGACAGGAATTTGCAG GTGTCCCTGTTGGCTGTGGATGAGATGCACCAGGACCTGCCTCGGATGGAGCCGGACATGTACTGGAATAAGCCCGAGCCACAGCCCCCCTACACAGCTGCTTCTGCCCAGTTCCGTCGAGCCTCCTTTATGGGCTCCACCTTCAACATCAG CCTGA
- the BEST1 gene encoding bestrophin-1 isoform X4, with the protein MFEKLTLYCDSYIQLIPISFVLGFYVTLVVTRWWNQYENLPWPDRLMSLVSGFVEGKDEQGRLLRRTLIRYANLGNVLILRSVSTAVYKRFPSAQHLVQAGFMTPAEHKQLEKLSLPHNMFWVPWVWFANLSMKAWLGGRIRDPILLQSLLNEMNTLRTQCGHLYAYDWISIPLVYTQVVTVAVYSFFLTCLVGRQFLNPAKAYPGHELDLVVPVFTFLQFFFYVGWLKVAEQLINPFGEDDDDFETNWIVDRNLQVSLLAVDEMHQDLPRMEPDMYWNKPEPQPPYTAASAQFRRASFMGSTFNISLNKEEMEFQPNQEDEEDAHAGIIGRFLGLQSHDHHPPRANSRTKLLWPKRESLLHEGLPKNHKAAKQNVRGQEDNKAWKLKAVDAFKSAPLYQRPGYYSAPQTPLSPTPMFFPLEPSAPSKLHSVTGIDTKDKSLKTVSSGAKKSFELLSESDGALMEHPEVSQVRRKTVEFNLTDMPEIPENHLKEPLEQSPTNIHTTLKDHMDPYWALENRDEAHS; encoded by the exons ATGTTTGAGAAACTGACTCTGTATTGCGACAGCTACATCCAGCTCATCCCCATTTCCTTCGTGCTGG GCTTCTACGTGACGCTGGTCGTGACCCGCTGGTGGAACCAGTACGAGAACCTGCCGTGGCCCGACCGCCTCATGAGCCTGGTGTCGGGCTTCGTCGAAGGCAAGGACGAGCAAGGCCGGCTGCTGCGGCGCACGCTCATCCGCTacgccaacctgggcaacgtgcTCATCCTGCGCAGCGTCAGCACCGCCGTCTACAAGCGCTTCCCCAGCGCCCAGCACCTGGTGCAAGCAG GCTTTATGACTCCGGCAGAACACAAGCAGTTGGAGAAACTAAGCCTACCACACAACATGTTCTGGGTGCCCTGGGTGTGGTTTGCCAACCTGTCAATGAAGGCGTGGCTTGGAGGTCGAATCCGGGACCCTATCCTGCTCCAGAGCCTGCTGAAC GAGATGAACACCTTGCGTACTCAGTGTGGACACCTGTATGCCTACGACTGGATTAGTATCCCACTGGTGTATACACAG gtggTGACTGTGGCGGTGTACAGCTTCTTCCTGACTTGTCTAGTTGGGCGGCAGTTTCTGAACCCAGCCAAGGCCTACCCTGGCCATGAGCTGGACCTCGTTGTGCCCGTCTTCACGTTCCTGCAGTTCTTCTTCTATGTTGGCTGGCTGAAG GTGGCAGAGCAGCTCATCAACCCCTTTGGagaggatgatgatgattttgAGACCAACTGGATTGTCGACAGGAATTTGCAG GTGTCCCTGTTGGCTGTGGATGAGATGCACCAGGACCTGCCTCGGATGGAGCCGGACATGTACTGGAATAAGCCCGAGCCACAGCCCCCCTACACAGCTGCTTCTGCCCAGTTCCGTCGAGCCTCCTTTATGGGCTCCACCTTCAACATCAG CCTGAACAAAGAGGAGATGGAGTTCCAGCCCAATCAGGAGGACGAGGAGGATGCTCACGCTGGCATCATTGGCCGCTTCCTAGGCCTGCAGTCCCATGATCACCATCCTCCCAGGGCAAACTCAAGGACCAAACTACTGTGGCCCAAGAGGGAATCCCTTCTCCACGAGGGCCTGCCCAAAAACCACAAGGCAGCCAAACAGAACGTTAGGGGCCAGGAAGACAACAAGGCCTGGAAGCTTAAGGCTGTGGACGCCTTCAAGTCTGCCCCACTGTATCAGAGGCCAGGCTACTACAGTGCCCCACAGACGCCCCTCAGCCCCACTCCCATGTTCTTCCCCCTAGAACCATCAGCGCCATCAAAGCTTCACAGTGTCACAGGCATAGACACCAAAGACAAAAGCTTAAAGACTGTGAGTTCTGGGGCCAAGAAAAGTTTTGAATTGCTCTCAGAGAGCGATGGGGCCTTGATGGAGCACCCAGAAGTATCTCAAGTGAGGAGGAAAACCGTGGAGTTTAACCTGACGGATATGCCAGAGATCCCCGAAAATCACCTCAAAGAACCTTTGGAACAATCACCAACCAACATACACACTACACTCAAAGATCACATGGATCCTTATTGGGCCTTGGAAAACAG GGATGAAGCACATTCCTAA
- the BEST1 gene encoding bestrophin-1 isoform X1 — protein MTITYTSQVANARLGSFSRLLLCWRGSIYKLLYGEFFIFLLCYYIIRFIYRLALTEEQQLMFEKLTLYCDSYIQLIPISFVLGFYVTLVVTRWWNQYENLPWPDRLMSLVSGFVEGKDEQGRLLRRTLIRYANLGNVLILRSVSTAVYKRFPSAQHLVQAGFMTPAEHKQLEKLSLPHNMFWVPWVWFANLSMKAWLGGRIRDPILLQSLLNEMNTLRTQCGHLYAYDWISIPLVYTQVVTVAVYSFFLTCLVGRQFLNPAKAYPGHELDLVVPVFTFLQFFFYVGWLKVAEQLINPFGEDDDDFETNWIVDRNLQVSLLAVDEMHQDLPRMEPDMYWNKPEPQPPYTAASAQFRRASFMGSTFNISLNKEEMEFQPNQEDEEDAHAGIIGRFLGLQSHDHHPPRANSRTKLLWPKRESLLHEGLPKNHKAAKQNVRGQEDNKAWKLKAVDAFKSAPLYQRPGYYSAPQTPLSPTPMFFPLEPSAPSKLHSVTGIDTKDKSLKTVSSGAKKSFELLSESDGALMEHPEVSQVRRKTVEFNLTDMPEIPENHLKEPLEQSPTNIHTTLKDHMDPYWALENRSVLHLNQGHCIALCPTPASLALSLPFLHNFLGFHHCQSTLDLHPALAWGIYLATFTGILGKCSGPFLTSPWYHPEDFLGPGEGR, from the exons ATGACCATCACCTACACAAGCCAAGTGGCTAATGCCCGCTTAGGCTCCTTCTCCCGCCTGCTGCTGTGCTGGCGGGGCAGCATCTACAAGCTGCTATATGGCGAGTTCTTCATCTTCCTGCTCTGCTACTACATCATCCGCTTTATTTATAG gctggcCCTCACGGAAGAACAACAGCTGATGTTTGAGAAACTGACTCTGTATTGCGACAGCTACATCCAGCTCATCCCCATTTCCTTCGTGCTGG GCTTCTACGTGACGCTGGTCGTGACCCGCTGGTGGAACCAGTACGAGAACCTGCCGTGGCCCGACCGCCTCATGAGCCTGGTGTCGGGCTTCGTCGAAGGCAAGGACGAGCAAGGCCGGCTGCTGCGGCGCACGCTCATCCGCTacgccaacctgggcaacgtgcTCATCCTGCGCAGCGTCAGCACCGCCGTCTACAAGCGCTTCCCCAGCGCCCAGCACCTGGTGCAAGCAG GCTTTATGACTCCGGCAGAACACAAGCAGTTGGAGAAACTAAGCCTACCACACAACATGTTCTGGGTGCCCTGGGTGTGGTTTGCCAACCTGTCAATGAAGGCGTGGCTTGGAGGTCGAATCCGGGACCCTATCCTGCTCCAGAGCCTGCTGAAC GAGATGAACACCTTGCGTACTCAGTGTGGACACCTGTATGCCTACGACTGGATTAGTATCCCACTGGTGTATACACAG gtggTGACTGTGGCGGTGTACAGCTTCTTCCTGACTTGTCTAGTTGGGCGGCAGTTTCTGAACCCAGCCAAGGCCTACCCTGGCCATGAGCTGGACCTCGTTGTGCCCGTCTTCACGTTCCTGCAGTTCTTCTTCTATGTTGGCTGGCTGAAG GTGGCAGAGCAGCTCATCAACCCCTTTGGagaggatgatgatgattttgAGACCAACTGGATTGTCGACAGGAATTTGCAG GTGTCCCTGTTGGCTGTGGATGAGATGCACCAGGACCTGCCTCGGATGGAGCCGGACATGTACTGGAATAAGCCCGAGCCACAGCCCCCCTACACAGCTGCTTCTGCCCAGTTCCGTCGAGCCTCCTTTATGGGCTCCACCTTCAACATCAG CCTGAACAAAGAGGAGATGGAGTTCCAGCCCAATCAGGAGGACGAGGAGGATGCTCACGCTGGCATCATTGGCCGCTTCCTAGGCCTGCAGTCCCATGATCACCATCCTCCCAGGGCAAACTCAAGGACCAAACTACTGTGGCCCAAGAGGGAATCCCTTCTCCACGAGGGCCTGCCCAAAAACCACAAGGCAGCCAAACAGAACGTTAGGGGCCAGGAAGACAACAAGGCCTGGAAGCTTAAGGCTGTGGACGCCTTCAAGTCTGCCCCACTGTATCAGAGGCCAGGCTACTACAGTGCCCCACAGACGCCCCTCAGCCCCACTCCCATGTTCTTCCCCCTAGAACCATCAGCGCCATCAAAGCTTCACAGTGTCACAGGCATAGACACCAAAGACAAAAGCTTAAAGACTGTGAGTTCTGGGGCCAAGAAAAGTTTTGAATTGCTCTCAGAGAGCGATGGGGCCTTGATGGAGCACCCAGAAGTATCTCAAGTGAGGAGGAAAACCGTGGAGTTTAACCTGACGGATATGCCAGAGATCCCCGAAAATCACCTCAAAGAACCTTTGGAACAATCACCAACCAACATACACACTACACTCAAAGATCACATGGATCCTTATTGGGCCTTGGAAAACAGGTCTGTCCTCCACCTGAACCAGGGGCACTGCATTGCCCTGTGCCCCACCCCAGCTTCCCTTGCTCTGAGCCTACCCTTCCTCCACAATTTCCTAGGGTTCCATCACTGCCAGAGCACACTGGACCTACACCCAGCACTGGCTTGGGGTATATACTTGGCCACCTTCACAGGGATCCTAGGGAAGTGTTCGGGACCTTTTCTCACTTCACCCTGGTATCACCCGGAAGACTTCTTGGGACCAGGTGAAGGAAGATGA
- the BEST1 gene encoding bestrophin-1 isoform X5: MNTLRTQCGHLYAYDWISIPLVYTQVVTVAVYSFFLTCLVGRQFLNPAKAYPGHELDLVVPVFTFLQFFFYVGWLKVAEQLINPFGEDDDDFETNWIVDRNLQVSLLAVDEMHQDLPRMEPDMYWNKPEPQPPYTAASAQFRRASFMGSTFNISLNKEEMEFQPNQEDEEDAHAGIIGRFLGLQSHDHHPPRANSRTKLLWPKRESLLHEGLPKNHKAAKQNVRGQEDNKAWKLKAVDAFKSAPLYQRPGYYSAPQTPLSPTPMFFPLEPSAPSKLHSVTGIDTKDKSLKTVSSGAKKSFELLSESDGALMEHPEVSQVRRKTVEFNLTDMPEIPENHLKEPLEQSPTNIHTTLKDHMDPYWALENRSVLHLNQGHCIALCPTPASLALSLPFLHNFLGFHHCQSTLDLHPALAWGIYLATFTGILGKCSGPFLTSPWYHPEDFLGPGEGR, encoded by the exons ATGAACACCTTGCGTACTCAGTGTGGACACCTGTATGCCTACGACTGGATTAGTATCCCACTGGTGTATACACAG gtggTGACTGTGGCGGTGTACAGCTTCTTCCTGACTTGTCTAGTTGGGCGGCAGTTTCTGAACCCAGCCAAGGCCTACCCTGGCCATGAGCTGGACCTCGTTGTGCCCGTCTTCACGTTCCTGCAGTTCTTCTTCTATGTTGGCTGGCTGAAG GTGGCAGAGCAGCTCATCAACCCCTTTGGagaggatgatgatgattttgAGACCAACTGGATTGTCGACAGGAATTTGCAG GTGTCCCTGTTGGCTGTGGATGAGATGCACCAGGACCTGCCTCGGATGGAGCCGGACATGTACTGGAATAAGCCCGAGCCACAGCCCCCCTACACAGCTGCTTCTGCCCAGTTCCGTCGAGCCTCCTTTATGGGCTCCACCTTCAACATCAG CCTGAACAAAGAGGAGATGGAGTTCCAGCCCAATCAGGAGGACGAGGAGGATGCTCACGCTGGCATCATTGGCCGCTTCCTAGGCCTGCAGTCCCATGATCACCATCCTCCCAGGGCAAACTCAAGGACCAAACTACTGTGGCCCAAGAGGGAATCCCTTCTCCACGAGGGCCTGCCCAAAAACCACAAGGCAGCCAAACAGAACGTTAGGGGCCAGGAAGACAACAAGGCCTGGAAGCTTAAGGCTGTGGACGCCTTCAAGTCTGCCCCACTGTATCAGAGGCCAGGCTACTACAGTGCCCCACAGACGCCCCTCAGCCCCACTCCCATGTTCTTCCCCCTAGAACCATCAGCGCCATCAAAGCTTCACAGTGTCACAGGCATAGACACCAAAGACAAAAGCTTAAAGACTGTGAGTTCTGGGGCCAAGAAAAGTTTTGAATTGCTCTCAGAGAGCGATGGGGCCTTGATGGAGCACCCAGAAGTATCTCAAGTGAGGAGGAAAACCGTGGAGTTTAACCTGACGGATATGCCAGAGATCCCCGAAAATCACCTCAAAGAACCTTTGGAACAATCACCAACCAACATACACACTACACTCAAAGATCACATGGATCCTTATTGGGCCTTGGAAAACAGGTCTGTCCTCCACCTGAACCAGGGGCACTGCATTGCCCTGTGCCCCACCCCAGCTTCCCTTGCTCTGAGCCTACCCTTCCTCCACAATTTCCTAGGGTTCCATCACTGCCAGAGCACACTGGACCTACACCCAGCACTGGCTTGGGGTATATACTTGGCCACCTTCACAGGGATCCTAGGGAAGTGTTCGGGACCTTTTCTCACTTCACCCTGGTATCACCCGGAAGACTTCTTGGGACCAGGTGAAGGAAGATGA
- the BEST1 gene encoding bestrophin-1 isoform X3, whose protein sequence is MTITYTSQVANARLGSFSRLLLCWRGSIYKLLYGEFFIFLLCYYIIRFIYRLALTEEQQLMFEKLTLYCDSYIQLIPISFVLGFYVTLVVTRWWNQYENLPWPDRLMSLVSGFVEGKDEQGRLLRRTLIRYANLGNVLILRSVSTAVYKRFPSAQHLVQAGFMTPAEHKQLEKLSLPHNMFWVPWVWFANLSMKAWLGGRIRDPILLQSLLNEMNTLRTQCGHLYAYDWISIPLVYTQVVTVAVYSFFLTCLVGRQFLNPAKAYPGHELDLVVPVFTFLQFFFYVGWLKVAEQLINPFGEDDDDFETNWIVDRNLQVSLLAVDEMHQDLPRMEPDMYWNKPEPQPPYTAASAQFRRASFMGSTFNISLNKEEMEFQPNQEDEEDAHAGIIGRFLGLQSHDHHPPRANSRTKLLWPKRESLLHEGLPKNHKAAKQNVRGQEDNKAWKLKAVDAFKSAPLYQRPGYYSAPQTPLSPTPMFFPLEPSAPSKLHSVTGIDTKDKSLKTVSSGAKKSFELLSESDGALMEHPEVSQVRRKTVEFNLTDMPEIPENHLKEPLEQSPTNIHTTLKDHMDPYWALENRDEAHS, encoded by the exons ATGACCATCACCTACACAAGCCAAGTGGCTAATGCCCGCTTAGGCTCCTTCTCCCGCCTGCTGCTGTGCTGGCGGGGCAGCATCTACAAGCTGCTATATGGCGAGTTCTTCATCTTCCTGCTCTGCTACTACATCATCCGCTTTATTTATAG gctggcCCTCACGGAAGAACAACAGCTGATGTTTGAGAAACTGACTCTGTATTGCGACAGCTACATCCAGCTCATCCCCATTTCCTTCGTGCTGG GCTTCTACGTGACGCTGGTCGTGACCCGCTGGTGGAACCAGTACGAGAACCTGCCGTGGCCCGACCGCCTCATGAGCCTGGTGTCGGGCTTCGTCGAAGGCAAGGACGAGCAAGGCCGGCTGCTGCGGCGCACGCTCATCCGCTacgccaacctgggcaacgtgcTCATCCTGCGCAGCGTCAGCACCGCCGTCTACAAGCGCTTCCCCAGCGCCCAGCACCTGGTGCAAGCAG GCTTTATGACTCCGGCAGAACACAAGCAGTTGGAGAAACTAAGCCTACCACACAACATGTTCTGGGTGCCCTGGGTGTGGTTTGCCAACCTGTCAATGAAGGCGTGGCTTGGAGGTCGAATCCGGGACCCTATCCTGCTCCAGAGCCTGCTGAAC GAGATGAACACCTTGCGTACTCAGTGTGGACACCTGTATGCCTACGACTGGATTAGTATCCCACTGGTGTATACACAG gtggTGACTGTGGCGGTGTACAGCTTCTTCCTGACTTGTCTAGTTGGGCGGCAGTTTCTGAACCCAGCCAAGGCCTACCCTGGCCATGAGCTGGACCTCGTTGTGCCCGTCTTCACGTTCCTGCAGTTCTTCTTCTATGTTGGCTGGCTGAAG GTGGCAGAGCAGCTCATCAACCCCTTTGGagaggatgatgatgattttgAGACCAACTGGATTGTCGACAGGAATTTGCAG GTGTCCCTGTTGGCTGTGGATGAGATGCACCAGGACCTGCCTCGGATGGAGCCGGACATGTACTGGAATAAGCCCGAGCCACAGCCCCCCTACACAGCTGCTTCTGCCCAGTTCCGTCGAGCCTCCTTTATGGGCTCCACCTTCAACATCAG CCTGAACAAAGAGGAGATGGAGTTCCAGCCCAATCAGGAGGACGAGGAGGATGCTCACGCTGGCATCATTGGCCGCTTCCTAGGCCTGCAGTCCCATGATCACCATCCTCCCAGGGCAAACTCAAGGACCAAACTACTGTGGCCCAAGAGGGAATCCCTTCTCCACGAGGGCCTGCCCAAAAACCACAAGGCAGCCAAACAGAACGTTAGGGGCCAGGAAGACAACAAGGCCTGGAAGCTTAAGGCTGTGGACGCCTTCAAGTCTGCCCCACTGTATCAGAGGCCAGGCTACTACAGTGCCCCACAGACGCCCCTCAGCCCCACTCCCATGTTCTTCCCCCTAGAACCATCAGCGCCATCAAAGCTTCACAGTGTCACAGGCATAGACACCAAAGACAAAAGCTTAAAGACTGTGAGTTCTGGGGCCAAGAAAAGTTTTGAATTGCTCTCAGAGAGCGATGGGGCCTTGATGGAGCACCCAGAAGTATCTCAAGTGAGGAGGAAAACCGTGGAGTTTAACCTGACGGATATGCCAGAGATCCCCGAAAATCACCTCAAAGAACCTTTGGAACAATCACCAACCAACATACACACTACACTCAAAGATCACATGGATCCTTATTGGGCCTTGGAAAACAG GGATGAAGCACATTCCTAA